ctggcaaagcattaagaaggaggaaacccagcgtttggtgatgtccatgggttccagacttaaggcagtgattgcctccaaaggattcgcaacaaaatattgaaaaaaaaatattttgtttgggttatgtttatttgtccaattacttttgagctcctaaaatgtggagtgtttgtaaaggaatgtgtacaattcctacattttctatcagatatttttgttcaaccctttaaattaaacgttacaatctgcacttgaattctgttgtagaggcttcattttaAATCCAAtgtggtggcatgcagagcccaactcgcgaaaattgtgttactgtccaaatatttctggccctaactgtatctccccactcgagactgaaggttcaggtgctggcgcgggggagcggtgagtagcggcagtcagcaggaggagcgggggggagagagagatctcccctccattccgccccgctctcccccgcagctccctgcccgctgccggcacccgaaccttcagtctcgagcgggcaggtactctctaaaggcaatgctcgctcgagcaattgcctttagcgagtatactcgctcatctctaattacttccTTTTTCCCAGCAAATCaatttttctattcatttcagatTTAAACATGAtaataaaacattttgggaaaaacacACAACCTAAAAGTCCAATGCTGGAAGCGATCACTGCAAATATCTCCACCACTACTAtgtatttccctctggtgctcagataagctgggatcatggagatccagacactgcagaacagcagcatgctgaaggtgatgtacttggcttcattaaaactgtccggtaatgtcctcaccatgaaagccagaacaaagctcaccaCTGCCAGGAGCCCCATATAACCCAACATGGAGTAGAAGCAAACATCTgagccttcattacactgaatgatgatctttCCAGGATAAGACTGAGTGTCAAAGTCCTGGAATGGAGGAGAAATAGACAACCAGATAACACAGATGACAACTTGTATAGATGAGCACAGCAGCACAATGGTATAGGGAAGCTTCACATTCAGCCATTTTCTCCAGGGGCTTCCAGGCTTTGTAGACTTAAAAGCTACACAGACCATAACAGTCTTGGCAAGAAGTGAAGAGACAGCTACtgagaaaaaaatcccaaaacttGTTTCCCGGAATCTGCAAGTTATGTCAGTGGGACAACCAAGAAACAAGAAGATGGAGAGGAAGCTGAGGATGATGGAGACCAGGAGGAGATAACTCAGGTTCCGGTTATTAGCTTTAACAATAGGAGTGTCCCGGTGGGAAATAAATATTCTAAATATGAAGCCAGTCACAATACATCCAAAGACTGAGACACCGGAAAATATAGAAGCCATTGTATCATTCT
The sequence above is a segment of the Eleutherodactylus coqui strain aEleCoq1 chromosome 7, aEleCoq1.hap1, whole genome shotgun sequence genome. Coding sequences within it:
- the LOC136573574 gene encoding vomeronasal type-2 receptor 26-like codes for the protein MASIFSGVSVFGCIVTGFIFRIFISHRDTPIVKANNRNLSYLLLVSIILSFLSIFLFLGCPTDITCRFRETSFGIFFSVAVSSLLAKTVMVCVAFKSTKPGSPWRKWLNVKLPYTIVLLCSSIQVVICVIWLSISPPFQDFDTQSYPGKIIIQCNEGSDVCFYSMLGYMGLLAVVSFVLAFMVRTLPDSFNEAKYITFSMLLFCSVWISMIPAYLSTRGKYIVVVEIFAVIASSIGLLGCVFFPKCFIIMFKSEMNRKIDLLGKRK